Sequence from the Fulvivirga ligni genome:
TCAACTGCATCTATGGTAAACAACGGATATAGAATAACCAAAGGGGCAGCTCAAGCACTTTTAGCTGAAGTATATCTTACCATGAGCGGATTCCCTTTACAATCAGATCATTATGCCGAAGCAGCCACTATGGCCAAAGCTGTTATCAATAGTGGATCCTATTCTCTCACTCAGCATGATACTGAAGCTGGAAGCATAGACATGGAAAACTCTGCCTATAACAAAATCAGGCGTGAAGAAGCTTTAAGTAATGAATACATCTATATGGTTGAATATCTGGTAGGTATTTCTACTACAGAATATCCACAATGGTCTTATCCGGTGGCGTATGCTGGTGATGTAGAGTATTCTATCACCAATGGCGCATATCAGCCCGTAGAGGAGTTTATGTGGGGCTATGACGCAGACAATGACCTAAGAGCTCAAAATAAGCAGTTCTTCCATACCACACTCAATGACGATGAAGGAAATGTCTTATCTACCTTTGAGCCTACGCCATACATTTGGCATGATGATCAGGCATTATTTCAAACTGCCACTTCTGGTAAAGATGCCTTAGCCATCAGCTATGCAGACGTTTTACTGATTGCGGCAGAAGCAATAGCGGAATCAGAAGGCGTTAATGCTGAAGCTGCTGGCTACCTGGCTGAAGTAAGAGGCAGAGCTTACTGGAAAGAAGATATGGCTGACATTGAAACAGACCTTAGTGGCTTGAGCGCCAATGATTTTGTGGAAGAAGTATGGAAAGAGAGATATAGAGAACTAGTATTTGAGTTCCCTTTATGGTTCGATATGATAAGAACGAGAACTTATCCATTAACCAGCAATGCGGGTGATGGTGAAATTACTTTTGTGCCTTTGGTAGGACAAGAAAATACCTGGGGTAAAACCTTCCAGGAGAAGCATCTATTCATTCCAATACCACAAAGAGAGATACAAAGAAATCCTATGTTGCAGTAGGGGTTTATATTTTAGTAAGTGGACGCCATTTCTAAGAAGGAATGGCGTTTTTTTTTAAGCACTTCACACTGAAAGTCAATTAGTGAGAATCTATCTAATAGAATTTGAATAATGCAATAATTAGAAGGCATTAGGTAGTTGCATATCAATTCCGAAAGCGTTCACGGTATGCAAAGGCAGGTAGAATTCAAAGCAATCTGAATTCTACCTTAGTAAAATTAAGGAATAGGGAAAATTCCCGGATCATTACCATCAGGATCAACAAATGGATCACTATCATCACAAATACCATCATTATCATTGTCTTCACATAAACCTCCTCCTCTATCGGGATCAAAATCTGTAGAGACAAAACAATTTCTTACTGAAGACATGTAAGTATCTCTTAATGTACAACCGGATGCAGGACTCACATTGGCAATTTGAACATGAACTGATGTGTTTTTGTAACTTTTACTGAGATTAGAAAACACTGGTTGACCACTAGATTTAGTAGCGTTAGCTGGGATTTTTAGCAATGCGACATCAATAACTGTATTATCTGCAGTTATATAAACTTCGACGGTTCTTTGGTAAGGAACAGAATAAGTACCTCCTGTGACATATACATAATATTCACTACCCAATGTTCCATCTGAACTATAACAATTACCCCCTGAATACAAAGCAGACAATATATAGCAATCGTCTGTCTGAGAAACTGTTGACTGAGAATAAGCAAATTGACACACAACAAGAAGAAGAACTAAAACATTAATTATTTTCATAAAATTTACTTTATAAATGTTAAATCCATAAGTTAACAAAATAAATTTTATTGAAAAAATTACATTTGCTATTCCCCCTCCATCACTCCAAAGGCGGCCTCTAATTTCTTCTTCGAATTTCCATCTGATATGAGAATTAAATAATCGCCCGCCTGAATTTGCTGCCCTTTGCTCGGGTTTTTAATGACTTTGTTATCCGAAACCATTCCTATAGCTACAGCATTAAATTCTTCTTTCAGCTGATGGAAAGCATCCAAATAATCGCCACCGGCAAATCGATTAGACTTTAAAATTCGGTATTGTTGAATATCAGAATCTCCGTCCGAAATACTGGTAGTGATCAAATCCTCTGTATATGAGGCCACTGACGGTTCAAAAATGTAGCTAGCCACTAACCTTGAGGCCACTTCTGACTGCGCTATTACATAGCGAATACCGGCATTCATAAAAGTATCTTTTAGCGCAGGATTAGCACATGTAACAACAATGCTGCATTGCTGATAAGCTTTCTTCAGATTCAGCACAAAAACCAGCGTTTCAGTATCTTCTTTAAAATTCACAAAAACACCGTTTGACTTATTCAAATTCACCTTTTTATAGGCCTCCATGTTATGAAAGTCAGCAAACATGCAGAAGCAATTATCCGATGGAAAAATGTCTTTAATAATATCTACATCCGCCTTTGAGTCTACCACAAAAGCAATTTTATGGCCCGAATTAAATATCTGCTCTGCTACTTGTCGGCCAAACTCATTCCAGCCGATAATTACATAATGACCTTCAAAGTCTGTACCCCAGAAACCGTACTTTTTCTTTTCCATATACTGATTAAATTTACTGGTGATCTCCCCTATAACATAGCCCAGCACGCCTATACTACCGATAATTAGAAATAATCCTATTACTTTTCCAACAGGCGTAACAGGATAAAAGTCGCCGTAGCCCACCGTAGTAAGCGTAACGATGGCATACCAAAAGGCATCTGATATACTTTTTATGTTAGCATCTGGAGATTTTTGCTCTACAACACCTATCAGGCATATTACACCCACATAGGCAAGAAAAGCTAATATGTAATATCTCCATTTTCTCATTATTCTGGTGTCTTTAACGGTGCACTCTCAGTAATCTCCTCAGTTTCCCATTTCAACTCCAAACCCATTACTGCTACCTGCTCCTTAAACTCCATAGTTTTCATATGATTACAACCACTAAGTTCTACATAACTCCAGCCACTCTGAGGGAAAGTATGAATGGCCAGATGAGATTCAGCTAAAAGCCATATGGCAGTATAGCCTTGCACGGGAAAGAAATACTCAGAGAAATTAAGCACATTGAACTTTGTAGAAGCTAACAACTTATCAAAGGTAATCTTTAAGGTTTCAGGCTCTATAGTTTTCACCCATAGCCTGAGACTATAGATTTTGGCGGGTAATGATTTGTGTTCTGGAGTCTGATTCATATTAATATAAGTCCCAGTTTCCTTTCAAATAATATTTATAAAGCACAGGATTGTGAATTCTGTTTACTTCTACAGAGTCAGTATTTCCCACGTAAATCCCTTTTCCAAAGGAGGTTACCAGCTGCATAGCCTCATGGTCTATCCATTTGGTATCGACATCGAACTCAAGCCTTTGCAGCGTGCCCTTTAAATCTTCATAGGGCGATTGTTTCTGCCCAAGACTCCAACCCCACTCACCCATAGTAACCACCTGATTATGAAGTGGAACTGTATTAAAACCAGCCTCCTCCATAGTCTTAACTATGCATTTAAAAGCTCTGGTGGCAAAGTAAGGACTTGCAGCTTGTGTCACTATTACTCCCTGAGGTCTTAGCAACCTATAACAGCTTCTGTAAAACTCGTAACTATAAAGCCGCCCCAATTCTACAGTTCGTGGATCGGGTAAGTCAATAAAAATGGCATCATAAAATGACGTGTCCTTCTGAATGAATTGATAACCATCTGTATTTATCACGGTAACCCTGTCATCCGACAGAGAATTCTGGTTTAGACCGGTGAGAATAGGATTCGTTTTAGCCAGCTCCGTCATGGCAGGATCCAGATCTACCAGTTTAATATTCTTTACCGTTGGGTATTTCAATATCTCTCGCGCTGCACAGCCATCGCCACCACCAAGCACCAGTACATTTTCAGGGTGCGGATGCAAAGTAAGTGCAGGATGTATCAACGGCTCATGATACATAATCTCATCTCTGGTAGAAAGTTGCTGATTACCATTTAGATATAACCAGTAGTCATCTTTCCATTGAGTAATCACAATCCTTTGATATGGTGTTTGTTCTGTAAACACTACTTTATCTTTATACTTGGCCTGTTCTCCGTATAGGATAATCGGCTTCGTTATCACCAACCCTACCACCAGCACTATCAATATAGCTCCACCAGAAGGGATAAGGAGTTTTTTATCTGCTGCAGACATCACCTTTTTCAAGGAGACTATCAGTAAAAGCGCAACTAAAAGATTCACCAGGCCCAGCACAAACGGAGTATACATCAAACCTAAAAATGGCAAGCCTATGAAAGCGAAAAACACCCCTCCCAGCAAACTGCCGTAGTAATCGTTCTCCAGAATTCCTGAGATATTATATTTCAGTTCCTCAAATTCATTATTGATCCGAACCACCAGCGGCACCTCCATCCCGATGAGCATACCAATACCTATGGAAAGTATATAGATCAAAGACTCATATGAGGTACTATAGGCCGACATGGTATACACCAGTAATGGAGCAAAAGACACCAATAATGACAAGGCGAATTCCACCAGCAAAAACCACTTTAGAAGATGCTGATTAAAGACTTTGCTAATTCTACTTCCCAACCCCATGGAAAAGAGCATGAGAGAAATAATCATAACCCACTGAAAGATAGAATCTCCCAGAAAGTAAGTTGCTAATGTTGATAATATATATTCAGCCACCACACCGGAAAAACCGGTAGCAAAGATGGCCGCCTTCAAAAGTGTTGACCTACGGGCGATCATACGCTATTCATTCCCTTCAAATATCAGTTTAATTCTTCCTGGCTTACAGACACCAGGTAATTAGCACAGAACCTCCAATGTAAGCAAAAGCCTCAATGATGGCAGCTCCTACATTTGGTTTTTCCTGGTTTACTATTTCATCGGTTAATTTTTCACCGGGTAGCAAAATTTTATCGGTGATATACCTCATTACTGGTAATAACAATAAACCTACCACTACTTCAAGGCCAGCTTCGCCCAGCGTTTCGCCCCAGCTTTCAAAATCTCCCATAAGTCCGAACTTTATGAGGTTAGCCATGGCGATGATAGCTCCTGCAAAACCAATTCCTACTGCTACATTATCTTTTTCAATGTGCTCATGGATGTCATACGGTGTGATAAGGTTATACACCCAGCCCACCAATAGTAATGCTACCTGACCTAACAACCAGAATACAACGGCAGAGATAATTCCACCTACCAGGCTGTTGCTCTCACCAGTAACCGCACCAAAAATGATAAGACCTGATGCTATAGAAACAGCTCCTTCTACTACCCCAGTACCTGCATTTTGATCCTCAATAATCTCTTTTCTTACTGAGAACTTACTCAGCAAAATCTTATCCGTGATCACAATGGAGATGTTCAAGAGCACAATAGCCAGACCACCATAAACAGAAATGACCATTACATCATTCCAAAGGCCTTGAGATGGCCCCACAATGGCACTACCAATAGCTATAAGCAGACCTACAAAATAGCCTACATGCGAAAGGCTGAAAGCCAAGTTATCTTTTTTAACCAGCTCTTCCTTTACGTTGATAGATCTATGGAAAAGTTGATAAACGAGTTTGCCTATTAGAAAGAATAAAAAGGCCAATGCTATATAAATAATGGCCTCGTATACTACAAATGAAAATTCAGAAAGACTCATGTCAAAGTGTTGGTTTCAGGTGAAATTTATTTACCAAAGCCTCCGCTTCTGGATCTAAAAGAAGACCCGCTGGATGATCTGGAAGAACTACGCGATGTCTTGCTGTAGCTGCTGCCCGAAGAATAACTTCTGGATTTAGTGGCTGATGCCGATCTTGACACCTGACTTCTCACCTTACTTTTAAAGGTAGATGGCTTAGACCCCCAAGTAGTAGTTTTTCCTGTATTTGAAGATGTATAGCTTCTGGTACCATAAATAGTTCTTCCTGACGGACCATAATATGAACGACCTCTGCCGTAATAACCTCCGTAATAATCATCCCAATAGGCCCTTCTGGCCGGGTATGTCATTAAATTAAACATGGAAGAAAGGAAAGCATACTTGCCATAGAACTCCCAGAATGAAGACCCATTTCTTTCTACCCAATGGCCGTACTGAGGATTACCCACATAATTAGTATAGCCTGCCGGCGCAGCTTCTTTATGCACTACACCATCTTTTTTAGAGGCAATCTCCATACCCATATCATTCAGATGCTGCTCAAAAAACACATCTGACACGGGGTACCATTCTGTTTCCTTGGCTGTAACAGAATCACCTTCATTAGATACTATTCTATATTTATGCTTATACTGAGAATCATCCGCATCCATATCATATAGGATAATGGAAAAGTCCTGCTTATCTGATAGGGACTTGATGATATCGTCCAAAGGAGACTTTTGCCAGTTTTCCAACTGTGATGACTGTCTGTATTCGCTATCACTACGTCGACCAGAACAGGCTTTGATAATCACAAAACCTATGATCACTGCAATGATAATTTTTGCTAATCCGTTGTTCATTTAATTAAGCTTTTGCAACACCACTTGAGTATTGCCTTAGTTACAATTATTCCTGTAAGTGTTCTTCCTTTATTTCTTGTGCTATTTTATAAGCACCATCTACTAATATTTCCGCCAGATTTTCAAGCCCTTCGAATACATATTGCAGATATACAAACCTGTCTTTCAACTCGTCAGTGCCTGGTTTGTAGTAGTAATCAATGCCCTTATCAAAATTGGCAGTAATGTTTTGTCCGTAGAATTCATTAAAATCCTCTACACCCATTAAAAAGTTTTGATGTACAGAATAGAACTTACTTATTTTCTTGAAAGTCTGAATATCAATCTCTTTCAGCACACCACTGTTCATCAGAGAATTGATAATAAGAATCTGCCAGTAATCACCGTAAAGATTATACTTCGAAGGCAGATTTCTATCAGCGATCAAGCTGTCCATCTGCATATCATTAGCCTTCAGTGTCATTAAAAAGCCTTTAGCATTTTCACGTTTTCCGGACTCGTAAAAGCTCATCAGATCTTCATAAATGGCTTGATATACTTCTCTTTTTCTGGCTTCTTCTGCCTTTCTGTCTTTGTATTCATTAAGAAGGAAAGCACAAAAAACGCCGGCAAAGACAATGACAAACTCAAAAAGATATTTAAATATGGTGCGCTTAACTGACATCAATTGCTATTTGTCGCTAGCAGGCAATATATTCGAAATTTCAAATTCATCAATATAATACCCGGCAGAAGCTTCAAAATCCTTCTCACCCCACTGCTCTATCGTAACCAGTGTTTCACCGGCCTGATCTTCATAATCCCAGCTAATGAATTCTTCCCACGAATCGCCTCTTCCTATGTCATGGAAATATCCCGGAGCCTCTTCTTCCAGAAGGTATCTTTTGCCATTATAATCAAAGCTGGTTGGCGGCTTTTGGTCAGATATAATCTGCTCTGCCACAGCATCTCCAAGCGCTCTGATTTTAATTTTCTCGCAGATAGACAGGATCAGTTCATCATCTTCTTCTAAAGAAAGAAAGACCGTTTTTTCTCCATTACTGATCTTATACTCTCGGGTGAAATAATTATCGCCCCAGTCATACTCATAGATGCTTTTCACCTCCCAGGTAGAAAGATCATAGTCGAACACAAAACCTACATCCAGATCTTGCACTCTTATATCAGTGCTGTCATAATGCGGCTCCTCTTCTTTCTTCTTAAAAAAATCAAACAGACCCATAGTTATCTAATTAAATTATTGGCCTTTATTTTTCATCTTCGCCTTCAACTCTTCTAATGAAGCTGATGCCTTAAAAGATTTCTCGTCTAGAGCAGAATCAATTTCATCATCAAGACTTTTGCTCTCATTAGCAATATCACCATAAGCTTCTGCCAGAGCCTCTTGCTGAGCCACTTTTTCTTTCATTTTCTCAAGCATACTCACCGTGCTGGAGCTATCTATTCCAGACATTTGCTTATTAATCTTCTGAGTAGCCTGACTTACTCTTGAGCGAGCCTTCAGTGTACGCAACTCATTTTCGTATCTGGTGATAGAAGACTTAAGTTTTTTCACGTTAGCATCTAGCTGAGAAATGTTAGTCTCAAATCTCTGTACCTCTTCTTCAGATCTTTTAGCACTTTCAGTAGCTTCTTCTTTTCTGGTAAGCGCCTCGGTAGCTAGTCTATCAGCTTCTCCCGGATCAATATCTCCTTTTTCAGCTCTCTGCAAAAGCATGATAGCCTTCTGCTCATATGAATTAGCCGTAGCTTTATGATCGTTCAGCTCTCTCTTGCTGCGAATAGCCATAGCCTTCACCTCTGCCAGAGCTTGTAAGCTCTTATCTAAATCAATCTTTAAATCCCTAATGCCTTGTTCAGTCATTTTGATAGGATCTTCTAACTTATCTATAGCTGCGTTAGTCTCTGCTTTACCTATGGTAAATAGTCTATTAAATATTCCCATGTCTAAAAAATTTTAATTTTTTGAAAATTCAATGATTTGCGAAGCATATTCGCTCAATAATAATTCGAGAGAGTTTAGCGTTCCTTCTAACTCATTCAGGTCCAGGTTTTCTAGTTGTAGCGTATCTCTGAAAAGTACCTTTGTACCAGTTTCATCCAACACAAACGCACCATGAATGATTTCTCTATTCTTCTTTAGCAGCTCTTCAAATAAAGCCTGAGATTTTTCCTGCACCTCAAACAAAAGGCCTTCTATTATAAGAATAGGATCTTCACAATCAATAATTAAATTAGCTATACCTGAGCCATCTCTTTCTACCACAAAGAGCTCATCATTAGCATCTTCCTGCAGAATAGTAAATTCAAGCTCTAATAAAAAGGATTTAACCTTGTCGAAATTTGCACTCATTTTTAGAAAAATTTTTATATAACAAGTTTATATATTTATCGAATAAGAACATAAGATTTTCAGCAAATTCGGGTTGCTGGTGATTTGGCAAGCTGAACTGCACTAGCGAATGATCAAAATCTGTTTTTCATCAGCTAATCCACCTCTTTTTTAGGTTAAGGTCCATAAATAAAAGCATAACCCAAGCAAAATCCAAACACTACTAAGCCGCCTTCTTTATTGCTGCCAAACGCGTAAGTAATGGTGGGTGAGAATAATTCACAAACACATAGGCCGGATGTGGATATAGGTTACTCAGATTATCCACTGACAATTTCTTAAGCGCCGTACCCAGCGCCTCTCCGTTATAAGTTTCAGCAGCATAAGCATCAGCCTCAAACTCGTTCTTTCTACTTAAAACATTCATTGCTATGCCTAAAAGTTTGGAAATTGGAGAGTAAAGCATGCCAAAGGCCAACAGATTCAAATGGATACCTAGTTGCTCAGCTCCCAAAGCCAGTGATAAGTTTTCATTATAAATCATTAAAGACATCACATAAAGCATAACTCCTACTTGAAGTATAGAAAGTATAAAACTTAGCACAATGTGTTTCTTTTTGAAATGCCCTACCTCATGAGCCAACACTGCCACCAGCTCATCTGTGGTATGATTATTTATGAGCGTATCATAGAGCACAATCTTTTTCTTCTTGCCTATGCCTGAAAAGAAAGCATTAGCCTTGTTAGAACGCTTAGAGCCATCTATTACAAAAATGTTATCTAATGGAAAATTAACCGTGGCACTGTAATCTTTAATAGCAGATTTTAAATCACCGTCTTCAAGAGGTGTTAACTTATTAAACAGCGGAAGAATAAGCGAAGTATAAAACATATTAGCACCGAATATAAATAGCGCCGCCACACCCCAGAAATAAAGCCAGAACTCCGCTCCAATATTCAATATCAGATAAAGAAGCAACCCGATCAGACCTCCACCAACTATCGCAGTAAGTGCATAACCCTTAATTTTATCTATGACAAAAGTTTTAGGTGTTGTTTTATTAAATCCAAAACGCTCTTCTATCACAAAAGTGCTATACCATTGAAATGGAATATTAATGACATCAGACACTACGTACATAAGCCCGAAATAAGCCAGCGAAAGCCACACTTCATTATCGAAATACGGTCTTAGCAATGTATCCAAATAACCAAATCCTCCAAGACTCAACATAAGAAATGAAATGATAAAACTAAAAGAGCTTGTTAGGAATGAAAATCGCGTCAAAGTCTTCTTATACTCTAATGATTTTCGATACTTTTCTTCATTATAAAAGCTAGATATTTCCGGAGGCACTGTACTCTTACT
This genomic interval carries:
- a CDS encoding polyamine aminopropyltransferase, whose translation is MIARRSTLLKAAIFATGFSGVVAEYILSTLATYFLGDSIFQWVMIISLMLFSMGLGSRISKVFNQHLLKWFLLVEFALSLLVSFAPLLVYTMSAYSTSYESLIYILSIGIGMLIGMEVPLVVRINNEFEELKYNISGILENDYYGSLLGGVFFAFIGLPFLGLMYTPFVLGLVNLLVALLLIVSLKKVMSAADKKLLIPSGGAILIVLVVGLVITKPIILYGEQAKYKDKVVFTEQTPYQRIVITQWKDDYWLYLNGNQQLSTRDEIMYHEPLIHPALTLHPHPENVLVLGGGDGCAAREILKYPTVKNIKLVDLDPAMTELAKTNPILTGLNQNSLSDDRVTVINTDGYQFIQKDTSFYDAIFIDLPDPRTVELGRLYSYEFYRSCYRLLRPQGVIVTQAASPYFATRAFKCIVKTMEEAGFNTVPLHNQVVTMGEWGWSLGQKQSPYEDLKGTLQRLEFDVDTKWIDHEAMQLVTSFGKGIYVGNTDSVEVNRIHNPVLYKYYLKGNWDLY
- a CDS encoding YbjN domain-containing protein; the protein is MSANFDKVKSFLLELEFTILQEDANDELFVVERDGSGIANLIIDCEDPILIIEGLLFEVQEKSQALFEELLKKNREIIHGAFVLDETGTKVLFRDTLQLENLDLNELEGTLNSLELLLSEYASQIIEFSKN
- a CDS encoding potassium channel family protein, with amino-acid sequence MRKWRYYILAFLAYVGVICLIGVVEQKSPDANIKSISDAFWYAIVTLTTVGYGDFYPVTPVGKVIGLFLIIGSIGVLGYVIGEITSKFNQYMEKKKYGFWGTDFEGHYVIIGWNEFGRQVAEQIFNSGHKIAFVVDSKADVDIIKDIFPSDNCFCMFADFHNMEAYKKVNLNKSNGVFVNFKEDTETLVFVLNLKKAYQQCSIVVTCANPALKDTFMNAGIRYVIAQSEVASRLVASYIFEPSVASYTEDLITTSISDGDSDIQQYRILKSNRFAGGDYLDAFHQLKEEFNAVAIGMVSDNKVIKNPSKGQQIQAGDYLILISDGNSKKKLEAAFGVMEGE
- a CDS encoding PspA/IM30 family protein; this translates as MGIFNRLFTIGKAETNAAIDKLEDPIKMTEQGIRDLKIDLDKSLQALAEVKAMAIRSKRELNDHKATANSYEQKAIMLLQRAEKGDIDPGEADRLATEALTRKEEATESAKRSEEEVQRFETNISQLDANVKKLKSSITRYENELRTLKARSRVSQATQKINKQMSGIDSSSTVSMLEKMKEKVAQQEALAEAYGDIANESKSLDDEIDSALDEKSFKASASLEELKAKMKNKGQ
- a CDS encoding DUF350 domain-containing protein, whose protein sequence is MSLSEFSFVVYEAIIYIALAFLFFLIGKLVYQLFHRSINVKEELVKKDNLAFSLSHVGYFVGLLIAIGSAIVGPSQGLWNDVMVISVYGGLAIVLLNISIVITDKILLSKFSVRKEIIEDQNAGTGVVEGAVSIASGLIIFGAVTGESNSLVGGIISAVVFWLLGQVALLLVGWVYNLITPYDIHEHIEKDNVAVGIGFAGAIIAMANLIKFGLMGDFESWGETLGEAGLEVVVGLLLLPVMRYITDKILLPGEKLTDEIVNQEKPNVGAAIIEAFAYIGGSVLITWCL
- a CDS encoding S-adenosylmethionine decarboxylase, which translates into the protein MNQTPEHKSLPAKIYSLRLWVKTIEPETLKITFDKLLASTKFNVLNFSEYFFPVQGYTAIWLLAESHLAIHTFPQSGWSYVELSGCNHMKTMEFKEQVAVMGLELKWETEEITESAPLKTPE
- a CDS encoding M48 family metallopeptidase, giving the protein MQPQIILYIILGIITFDFVLEQVLDYTNLKASKSTVPPEISSFYNEEKYRKSLEYKKTLTRFSFLTSSFSFIISFLMLSLGGFGYLDTLLRPYFDNEVWLSLAYFGLMYVVSDVINIPFQWYSTFVIEERFGFNKTTPKTFVIDKIKGYALTAIVGGGLIGLLLYLILNIGAEFWLYFWGVAALFIFGANMFYTSLILPLFNKLTPLEDGDLKSAIKDYSATVNFPLDNIFVIDGSKRSNKANAFFSGIGKKKKIVLYDTLINNHTTDELVAVLAHEVGHFKKKHIVLSFILSILQVGVMLYVMSLMIYNENLSLALGAEQLGIHLNLLAFGMLYSPISKLLGIAMNVLSRKNEFEADAYAAETYNGEALGTALKKLSVDNLSNLYPHPAYVFVNYSHPPLLTRLAAIKKAA
- a CDS encoding DUF4178 domain-containing protein — its product is MGLFDFFKKKEEEPHYDSTDIRVQDLDVGFVFDYDLSTWEVKSIYEYDWGDNYFTREYKISNGEKTVFLSLEEDDELILSICEKIKIRALGDAVAEQIISDQKPPTSFDYNGKRYLLEEEAPGYFHDIGRGDSWEEFISWDYEDQAGETLVTIEQWGEKDFEASAGYYIDEFEISNILPASDK
- a CDS encoding RagB/SusD family nutrient uptake outer membrane protein codes for the protein MKNIFKIFIILLTGSLMTACDDFLEEKPRDEISLGQFFSEPSHAQNAVNSLYRIGAPMMYGSGGVYQGKRAMYGPYLSGFFDNEYKGQEPYIGHAQQLSFTSTNIDGFSNGIWSDLYLAISRANNAIKYIPETPGLAESDANRLLAEARFFRAYAYYFLVRLYGEVPLVEEPYESLENIYVAKSPLADVYGLIENDLLFAVNQGGLSTASMVNNGYRITKGAAQALLAEVYLTMSGFPLQSDHYAEAATMAKAVINSGSYSLTQHDTEAGSIDMENSAYNKIRREEALSNEYIYMVEYLVGISTTEYPQWSYPVAYAGDVEYSITNGAYQPVEEFMWGYDADNDLRAQNKQFFHTTLNDDEGNVLSTFEPTPYIWHDDQALFQTATSGKDALAISYADVLLIAAEAIAESEGVNAEAAGYLAEVRGRAYWKEDMADIETDLSGLSANDFVEEVWKERYRELVFEFPLWFDMIRTRTYPLTSNAGDGEITFVPLVGQENTWGKTFQEKHLFIPIPQREIQRNPMLQ